A single Paratractidigestivibacter faecalis DNA region contains:
- a CDS encoding ribonuclease HII: MATRPTSAREIAAALSDAPEDEALVLMERYAEDPRKQVQHAIAAARKRIERAAAERDRVHGMYSLMREMGGEGIVVGVDEVGRGSIAGPLTVGAVALPDDPEILGLNDSKQLTPERREALAAQIADVALAIGICHVEPASIDAVGMAQALRMAMAGAIEDTGVDPDCVLIDGNPMHVHPKEKTLVKGDARIACIAAASIVAKVTRDSMMVAYDEEYPGYHLAQCKGYASAEHIAAIKEKGLSPIHRISFCGNFLETPPLF; encoded by the coding sequence ATGGCAACCAGGCCTACGAGCGCGAGGGAAATCGCCGCGGCGCTTTCGGACGCCCCCGAGGACGAGGCGCTCGTCCTCATGGAGAGGTACGCCGAGGACCCCAGAAAGCAGGTCCAGCATGCAATAGCCGCCGCGCGCAAGCGCATCGAGAGGGCGGCCGCTGAGCGCGACCGCGTCCACGGCATGTACTCGCTCATGCGCGAGATGGGTGGCGAGGGCATCGTCGTCGGCGTGGACGAGGTGGGCCGCGGCTCCATTGCGGGGCCGCTCACGGTGGGTGCCGTGGCGCTTCCCGACGACCCAGAGATCCTCGGCCTCAACGACTCCAAGCAGCTCACGCCCGAGCGCAGGGAGGCCCTTGCGGCACAGATCGCCGACGTGGCCCTCGCCATCGGCATCTGCCACGTCGAGCCCGCCTCCATCGATGCCGTCGGAATGGCGCAGGCCCTCAGGATGGCCATGGCGGGCGCGATCGAGGACACCGGGGTGGACCCCGACTGCGTGCTCATCGACGGAAATCCCATGCACGTGCATCCCAAGGAGAAGACCCTGGTGAAGGGCGATGCCCGCATTGCCTGCATTGCGGCTGCCTCCATTGTGGCAAAGGTCACGAGGGACTCCATGATGGTGGCCTACGACGAGGAGTACCCCGGCTACCACCTTGCCCAGTGCAAGGGCTACGCCTCCGCCGAGCACATTGCCGCAATCAAGGAGAAGGGCCTCTCGCCCATTCATCGCATCTCCTTCTGTGGCAACTTTCTGGAGACTCCGCCGCTCTTCTGA
- the rplS gene encoding 50S ribosomal protein L19: MDYIRAIERQQIREDIPAVKVGDNVKVHYRITEGDRTREQVFQGDVIRMSGAGARETFTVRKISFGVGVERTFPLHSPKIAKLEVIRHGDVHRAKLYYIRERVGKAARIREKR, encoded by the coding sequence ATGGACTACATTCGCGCCATCGAGCGTCAGCAGATTCGCGAGGACATCCCCGCGGTCAAGGTTGGCGACAACGTCAAGGTTCACTACCGCATTACCGAGGGTGACCGCACGCGTGAGCAGGTCTTCCAGGGCGACGTCATCCGCATGAGCGGCGCTGGCGCCCGCGAGACCTTCACCGTCCGCAAGATCAGCTTCGGCGTCGGCGTCGAGCGCACCTTCCCGCTTCACAGCCCGAAGATCGCCAAGCTCGAGGTCATCCGTCACGGTGACGTGCACCGCGCTAAGCTCTACTACATTCGCGAGCGCGTCGGCAAGGCCGCCCGCATCCGCGAGAAGCGCTAA
- a CDS encoding DUF6273 domain-containing protein, with protein sequence MAAHGRRGQKGAGTLGLVLAIVFFAAAVCAVLVASGVVSLPGSVSSSQEPVTPASPALEVKAAGDYSWEELSQVSALVSAAPDDASGLAIAREYGLVDQDGVPVSADIEVPLSDGTLAHAQLVGVRHDVRADGTPAGLTYMLSVVADQPMCATDSTEGGWEKSALRSWAASEGKTLLPAELSSRLVAVGKATNNVGVTEDAAAVTVTTDELWCFSAVEACGPVTWFADEYGPTMSSYDALVDAEGSQYAYFASRGVTGSTGLSATLALTYRGQAWPWWYRTPYPYVFMGRGDSGSFFQVTATGFPSSVGLASSASGVVLGFCL encoded by the coding sequence ATGGCAGCACACGGCAGGCGCGGGCAGAAGGGCGCGGGCACCCTTGGGCTGGTCTTGGCCATCGTCTTCTTTGCAGCGGCGGTCTGCGCGGTGCTCGTTGCCTCGGGCGTGGTGAGCCTTCCCGGCTCTGTCTCCAGCTCGCAGGAGCCGGTCACCCCCGCCTCTCCCGCGCTTGAGGTCAAGGCCGCAGGCGACTACTCCTGGGAGGAGCTCTCGCAGGTCTCCGCCCTGGTCTCGGCCGCGCCGGATGACGCGTCGGGCCTGGCCATCGCCCGCGAGTACGGCCTTGTTGACCAAGACGGCGTTCCGGTCTCGGCAGACATCGAGGTCCCCCTCTCGGACGGCACGCTTGCCCATGCGCAGCTCGTCGGCGTGAGGCATGACGTCAGGGCGGACGGCACCCCGGCTGGACTCACCTACATGCTCTCCGTTGTGGCCGACCAGCCCATGTGCGCCACGGACTCCACGGAGGGCGGCTGGGAGAAGAGTGCCCTCAGGTCTTGGGCGGCCTCCGAGGGCAAGACCCTGCTTCCCGCGGAGCTCTCCTCGAGGCTGGTTGCCGTCGGCAAGGCCACCAACAACGTAGGCGTGACCGAGGACGCCGCCGCGGTGACCGTTACCACCGACGAGCTTTGGTGCTTCTCGGCGGTAGAGGCCTGCGGGCCCGTCACCTGGTTTGCGGACGAGTATGGCCCCACGATGTCCTCCTACGACGCCCTCGTCGACGCCGAGGGCAGCCAGTACGCCTACTTTGCCTCACGTGGCGTCACGGGCTCGACCGGCCTCTCCGCCACGCTTGCCCTCACGTACCGTGGGCAGGCGTGGCCCTGGTGGTACCGGACGCCCTATCCCTACGTCTTCATGGGGCGCGGGGACTCCGGGAGCTTCTTCCAGGTCACCGCCACGGGCTTTCCCTCATCGGTGGGTCTTGCGAGCAGCGCCTCTGGCGTCGTCCTGGGGTTCTGCCTGTGA
- a CDS encoding deoxyguanosinetriphosphate triphosphohydrolase, producing the protein MALVSRVDLEERERVLLGPLGRLSVESPGRTAPEEPDPLRTCFQCDRDRILHSKSFRRLAHKTQVFLAPEGDHYRTRLIHTLEVAQVARSIARPLGLNEDLTEAIALGHDLGHTPFGHEGERALSRCLARWRGIDPEEGVSRRLFAHNEQGARIVELLEREGRGLNLTREVVDGIRCHSGGLRAMTAEGRVVGLADRVAYVAHDIDDAKRAGLLCEEDLPTDACEVLGHSSSERIERMVRDVVERTEATSEVGMTPEVWRSMMALRSFLFANIYSKGEAKWEEPKASRLLEELFSHFCAHLDEVPGEYRLHDADAPEVQVADFVSGMTDRYAIKTYEELFVPRVWSVS; encoded by the coding sequence ATGGCACTCGTCAGCAGGGTTGACCTCGAGGAGAGGGAGCGCGTCCTTCTCGGCCCGCTCGGGCGCCTGTCCGTGGAGTCCCCGGGAAGGACCGCCCCCGAGGAGCCGGACCCCTTGCGCACCTGCTTCCAGTGCGACCGGGACCGCATTCTCCACAGCAAGAGCTTCCGCCGGCTTGCCCACAAGACGCAGGTGTTTCTGGCCCCCGAGGGGGACCACTACCGCACGCGGCTCATCCACACCCTCGAGGTGGCCCAGGTGGCTCGATCCATCGCGAGGCCGCTCGGGCTCAACGAGGACCTGACGGAGGCCATTGCCCTGGGGCACGACCTCGGCCACACGCCCTTTGGCCACGAGGGGGAGCGGGCCCTCTCGCGCTGCCTTGCCCGCTGGCGGGGGATCGACCCGGAGGAGGGAGTCTCTCGACGCCTCTTTGCCCACAACGAGCAGGGCGCCCGCATCGTGGAGCTTCTTGAGCGCGAGGGCCGCGGCCTCAACCTCACCCGGGAGGTGGTCGACGGCATCCGCTGCCACTCGGGAGGCCTTCGCGCCATGACGGCGGAGGGGCGCGTCGTCGGCCTGGCGGACCGCGTGGCCTACGTGGCACATGACATCGACGACGCCAAGCGCGCCGGGCTCCTTTGCGAGGAGGACCTCCCCACCGATGCCTGCGAGGTCCTTGGCCACTCCTCCTCGGAGCGCATCGAGCGCATGGTCAGGGACGTGGTCGAGCGTACGGAGGCCACGAGCGAGGTGGGCATGACCCCGGAGGTGTGGCGCTCCATGATGGCCCTCAGGTCCTTCCTCTTTGCGAACATCTACTCGAAGGGCGAGGCAAAGTGGGAGGAGCCCAAGGCCAGCCGGCTCCTCGAGGAGCTCTTCTCGCACTTCTGCGCCCACCTTGACGAGGTCCCCGGGGAGTATCGGCTCCATGACGCCGACGCCCCGGAGGTCCAGGTGGCAGACTTCGTCTCCGGAATGACGGACCGCTACGCCATCAAGACCTACGAGGAGCTCTTCGTGCCGCGCGTGTGGAGCGTCTCCTGA
- the ppdK gene encoding pyruvate, phosphate dikinase, producing the protein MAEKHVYRFGAGIDGVNATEPAGETVDQAKWIVGGKGANLAEMAKIGLPVPPGFSITCQTCVAYANAGNTWADGVLDEIDAARENLEERMGKKLGDPKDPLLVSVRSGAPFSMPGMMDTVLNLGLNDVSVNGLIEQTGNDRFAWDSYRRFVQMFSNVVMGVEGDLFEDAINEKKAEKGVKLDTELTAEDLKDLTQTFKQIFAVNVDSQAHPEVTVDGCAAFPQDPKLQLRLAIEAVFGSWMNERAIIYRKQNKISDDLGTAVNVQVMVFGNKGETSATGVAFTRNPADGTKEFYGDFLVNAQGEDVVAGIRNTEPIADLKTVPGLEEAGKQLDEIFVKLEEHYHDMMDIEFTIEQGKLWMLQTRVGKRTAMAALAIAMQFEAEGAISREEAVMRVAPDQLDQLLHPQFDPKADFKVLTKGMNASPGAAVGKVVFSAEEAVHCANKDQPCILVRWETTPDDLKGMVAAEGILTSHGGKTSHAAVIARGMGAPCVCGAEALKIDAKAKEVTVSGTDVVLHEGDIISINGTTGDVILGAVPLVRPELTGDLETILEWADEIRRDASRGRIFGVRANADNPEDAQLSRDFGAEGIGLDRTEHMFLGDRKEIIQSFILADRTGAKQQALGQLLKVQTDDFLGMFKAMDGKTVIVRLLDPPLHEFLDNPRDYAVELAHAEDRGESDIQLKARRDLLARLDSFQEANPMLGLRGCRLGIVYPELTEMQVRAIASATAHLKKRGFDPRPEIMVPLIGTVEELKVVREQIEGVIAGVSEQTGVELHIPVGCMIEIPRAAVTADEIGKYADFFSFGTNDLTQMGFGYSRDDVESAFIPLYLNKKILKANPFETLDPGIANLVKLGVEGGHQANEKIVCGVCGETGGDPDSIQMYYDLGLDYVSCSPYRVPIARLAAAQAKIKSNGGAQKLA; encoded by the coding sequence ATGGCTGAAAAGCACGTGTACCGCTTTGGCGCCGGCATTGACGGCGTCAACGCCACCGAGCCTGCCGGCGAGACCGTCGACCAGGCAAAGTGGATCGTCGGCGGCAAGGGCGCCAACCTTGCCGAGATGGCCAAGATCGGCCTTCCCGTTCCTCCGGGATTCTCTATCACCTGCCAGACCTGCGTTGCCTACGCAAACGCCGGCAACACCTGGGCTGACGGCGTCCTGGACGAGATCGACGCCGCTCGCGAGAACCTTGAGGAGCGCATGGGCAAGAAGCTCGGCGATCCCAAGGACCCGCTGCTGGTCTCCGTCCGCTCCGGCGCCCCGTTCTCCATGCCCGGCATGATGGACACCGTCCTCAACCTCGGCCTCAACGACGTCTCCGTCAACGGCCTCATCGAGCAGACCGGCAACGATCGCTTTGCCTGGGACTCCTACCGCCGCTTCGTCCAGATGTTCTCCAACGTCGTCATGGGCGTCGAAGGTGACCTCTTCGAGGACGCCATCAACGAGAAGAAGGCCGAGAAGGGCGTCAAGCTCGACACCGAGCTCACCGCCGAGGACCTTAAGGACCTCACCCAGACCTTCAAGCAGATCTTCGCCGTCAACGTCGACTCCCAGGCCCACCCCGAGGTCACGGTCGATGGCTGCGCCGCCTTCCCGCAGGACCCCAAGCTGCAGCTGCGCCTTGCCATCGAGGCCGTCTTCGGCAGCTGGATGAACGAGCGCGCCATCATCTACCGCAAGCAGAACAAGATCTCCGACGACCTCGGCACCGCCGTCAACGTCCAGGTCATGGTCTTTGGCAACAAGGGCGAGACCTCCGCGACCGGCGTCGCCTTCACCCGCAACCCCGCCGACGGCACCAAGGAGTTCTACGGTGACTTCCTGGTCAACGCCCAGGGCGAGGACGTTGTGGCCGGCATTCGCAACACCGAGCCCATCGCCGACCTCAAGACGGTCCCGGGCCTCGAGGAGGCCGGAAAGCAGCTCGACGAGATCTTCGTCAAGCTCGAGGAGCACTACCACGACATGATGGACATCGAGTTCACCATCGAGCAGGGCAAGCTCTGGATGCTCCAGACCCGCGTGGGCAAGCGCACCGCCATGGCCGCACTCGCCATCGCCATGCAGTTCGAGGCCGAGGGCGCCATCTCCCGCGAGGAGGCCGTCATGCGCGTGGCCCCCGACCAGCTCGACCAGCTCCTGCACCCGCAGTTCGACCCCAAGGCCGACTTCAAGGTCCTTACCAAGGGCATGAACGCCTCCCCGGGTGCCGCCGTGGGCAAGGTCGTCTTCTCCGCCGAGGAGGCCGTCCACTGCGCCAACAAGGACCAGCCCTGCATCCTCGTCCGCTGGGAGACCACGCCTGACGACCTCAAGGGCATGGTCGCCGCCGAGGGCATCCTGACCAGCCACGGTGGCAAGACCAGCCACGCCGCCGTCATCGCCCGTGGCATGGGTGCCCCCTGCGTCTGCGGCGCCGAGGCCCTGAAGATCGACGCCAAGGCCAAGGAGGTCACCGTCTCCGGCACCGACGTCGTGCTCCACGAGGGCGACATCATCTCCATCAACGGCACCACCGGCGACGTCATCCTGGGCGCCGTGCCCCTGGTGCGCCCCGAGCTAACCGGCGACCTCGAGACCATCCTCGAGTGGGCCGACGAGATTCGTCGCGACGCCTCCCGCGGCCGCATCTTCGGCGTCCGCGCCAACGCCGACAACCCCGAGGACGCCCAGCTGTCCCGCGACTTCGGCGCCGAGGGCATCGGCCTCGACCGCACCGAGCACATGTTCCTGGGCGACCGCAAGGAGATCATCCAGTCCTTCATCCTGGCCGACCGCACCGGCGCCAAGCAGCAGGCTCTCGGCCAGCTGCTGAAGGTTCAGACCGACGACTTCCTCGGCATGTTCAAGGCCATGGACGGCAAGACCGTCATCGTTCGCCTGCTCGACCCGCCCCTGCACGAGTTCCTGGACAACCCGCGCGACTACGCCGTCGAGCTTGCCCACGCCGAGGACCGTGGCGAGAGCGACATCCAGCTCAAGGCCCGTCGTGACCTTCTCGCCCGACTGGACTCCTTCCAGGAGGCCAACCCCATGCTCGGCCTGCGCGGCTGCCGCCTGGGCATTGTCTACCCCGAGCTCACCGAGATGCAGGTTCGCGCCATCGCGTCCGCTACCGCGCACCTCAAGAAGCGTGGCTTTGACCCCAGGCCCGAGATCATGGTCCCGCTCATCGGCACCGTCGAGGAGCTCAAGGTTGTCCGCGAGCAGATCGAGGGCGTCATCGCCGGAGTCTCCGAGCAGACCGGCGTCGAGCTCCACATCCCCGTGGGCTGCATGATCGAGATTCCGCGCGCCGCCGTTACCGCCGACGAGATTGGCAAGTACGCCGACTTCTTCTCCTTCGGCACCAACGACCTCACTCAGATGGGCTTTGGCTACTCCCGCGACGACGTCGAGAGCGCCTTCATCCCGCTGTACCTCAACAAGAAGATCCTCAAGGCCAACCCGTTCGAGACGCTCGACCCCGGCATCGCCAATCTCGTCAAGCTCGGCGTCGAGGGTGGCCACCAGGCCAACGAGAAGATCGTCTGCGGCGTCTGCGGCGAGACGGGCGGAGACCCTGACTCCATCCAGATGTACTATGACCTCGGCCTCGACTACGTGTCCTGCTCGCCGTACCGCGTGCCCATCGCCCGCCTTGCGGCCGCCCAGGCCAAGATCAAGTCCAACGGCGGGGCCCAGAAGCTCGCCTAG
- a CDS encoding kinase/pyrophosphorylase, translating to MAKLDLDDDIFGGIIPLIYVLSDSRGETANAVVMAAAAQFGDGSVEIVRVPNVKSVDEVRAFFDENYDESRPTAVFHTFANGILRREIRRELDGRGIPSIDLLGPAVTILSTLTGEEPSHAIGATFNPDAEAK from the coding sequence ATGGCTAAGCTTGACTTGGATGATGACATCTTCGGTGGGATCATCCCGCTCATCTACGTCCTGTCAGACTCTCGCGGCGAGACGGCAAACGCCGTCGTCATGGCCGCAGCCGCGCAGTTCGGCGACGGCTCGGTGGAGATCGTCCGAGTGCCCAACGTCAAGTCCGTGGACGAGGTCCGCGCCTTCTTTGACGAGAACTACGACGAGTCCAGGCCCACGGCCGTGTTCCACACGTTTGCCAACGGCATTCTGAGGCGAGAGATCAGGCGCGAGCTTGACGGACGCGGCATTCCCTCCATCGACCTTCTGGGGCCTGCCGTGACCATCCTCTCCACGCTCACCGGCGAGGAGCCCAGCCACGCGATCGGCGCCACCTTCAACCCGGACGCCGAGGCCAAGTAA
- the glyS gene encoding glycine--tRNA ligase subunit beta yields MADTLDFLLEIGCEEMPSAPLMNAAKQLPKLVQKRLDAAGLSHGSVRVVSSPRRLAAIVSDVAVATEAIDEVMRGPKAQIAFDADGNPTKAAAGFARKCGIEASELKVRTAEDGNDYVFAQKSVPSKPAMPILSELSHDVIADIEWPNYRSQRWGSEHETFVRPIRWICALLGSEVVPVTYADVTSGNVTRGHRVLGPGEHVVADPASYESVLEAACVLSAERREEVIRKGIADVEAARPGCRVDTPKRTFDEVVNLCEWPTVLVGTFDEEFLKVPQEIICESMLSNQRYFPIFDAYGKLTREFVIVSNADPKVSATVVSGNERVVRPRLDDAKFFFEEDLKRPMEEFVQRLGIVTFQEKLGTTLQKVGRMERLAKAVAQAAGEDEQGVSNAVRAAHLAKADLVSQAVVEFTSQQGVMGGYYAEAAGEPDDVCAAIREHYRPRFAGDELPSGTCGKCVAIADKLDTACGIFAIDEPPTGSSDPYAVRRAAIGIIAMLRAMPSVHLKDLIALALSSYAEQGLEFDAAAVQADVEKFFLGRLAAIAKEEGVAPDAIEAVSSVGVIDPAEFLARAEALDAARSEQPELFDDLATAYARAHNLADASLGCEVDAALLGESERALLSACEQGEQKVVACVEASDFAGACSALAELREPIDRFFEDVLVMDEDTRVRENRLRLLNRFASVFADVANIGALSRKK; encoded by the coding sequence ATGGCGGACACCCTTGACTTCCTGCTCGAGATCGGCTGCGAGGAGATGCCTTCCGCGCCGCTCATGAACGCCGCAAAGCAGCTGCCCAAGCTGGTCCAGAAGAGGCTCGACGCCGCGGGGCTCTCCCACGGCAGCGTGCGCGTGGTCTCCTCACCGAGGCGCCTGGCCGCCATCGTCTCCGACGTGGCCGTCGCCACCGAGGCCATCGACGAGGTCATGCGCGGCCCCAAGGCCCAGATCGCCTTCGACGCCGACGGAAACCCCACCAAGGCAGCCGCCGGCTTCGCCCGCAAGTGCGGCATCGAGGCCTCCGAGCTCAAGGTCCGCACCGCCGAGGACGGCAACGACTACGTCTTCGCGCAGAAGAGCGTGCCATCCAAGCCCGCCATGCCCATCCTCTCCGAGCTCTCCCATGACGTCATCGCCGACATCGAGTGGCCCAACTACCGCTCCCAGCGCTGGGGCTCCGAGCACGAGACCTTCGTGCGCCCCATCCGCTGGATTTGCGCGCTCCTGGGCTCCGAGGTCGTGCCGGTGACCTACGCCGACGTCACGAGCGGCAACGTCACCCGCGGCCACCGCGTGCTTGGCCCCGGCGAGCACGTCGTCGCCGACCCCGCCTCCTACGAGTCCGTCCTCGAGGCCGCCTGCGTGCTCTCAGCCGAGCGCCGCGAGGAGGTCATCCGCAAGGGGATCGCCGACGTCGAGGCCGCCCGCCCCGGCTGCCGCGTGGACACCCCCAAGCGCACCTTCGACGAGGTCGTCAACCTCTGCGAGTGGCCGACGGTGCTCGTCGGCACCTTCGACGAGGAGTTCCTCAAGGTCCCGCAGGAGATCATCTGCGAGTCCATGCTCTCTAACCAGCGCTACTTCCCGATCTTTGACGCCTATGGCAAGCTGACCCGCGAGTTCGTCATCGTCTCCAACGCCGACCCCAAGGTCTCCGCCACGGTGGTCTCCGGCAACGAGCGCGTCGTGCGCCCGCGCCTTGACGACGCCAAGTTCTTCTTCGAGGAGGACCTCAAGCGCCCGATGGAGGAGTTCGTCCAGCGTCTGGGCATCGTCACCTTCCAGGAGAAGCTCGGCACCACGCTCCAGAAGGTGGGCCGCATGGAGCGCCTGGCCAAGGCCGTGGCCCAGGCTGCCGGCGAGGACGAGCAGGGCGTCTCCAACGCCGTCCGCGCCGCCCACCTCGCCAAAGCCGACCTCGTCTCGCAGGCCGTCGTCGAGTTCACGAGCCAGCAGGGCGTCATGGGCGGCTACTACGCCGAGGCCGCCGGCGAGCCCGACGACGTGTGCGCCGCCATCCGCGAGCACTACCGCCCGCGCTTTGCCGGCGACGAGCTGCCCAGCGGCACCTGCGGCAAGTGCGTCGCCATCGCCGACAAGCTCGACACCGCCTGCGGCATCTTTGCCATCGACGAGCCGCCCACCGGCAGCTCCGACCCCTACGCCGTCCGCCGCGCAGCCATCGGCATCATCGCCATGCTGCGCGCCATGCCCTCGGTCCACCTGAAGGACCTCATCGCCCTGGCCCTCTCCTCCTACGCCGAGCAGGGGCTGGAGTTTGACGCCGCCGCCGTACAGGCCGACGTCGAGAAGTTCTTCCTCGGCCGCCTTGCCGCCATCGCCAAGGAGGAGGGCGTGGCTCCCGACGCCATCGAGGCCGTCTCCTCCGTGGGCGTCATCGACCCCGCCGAGTTCCTGGCCCGCGCCGAGGCCCTGGACGCCGCCCGCTCCGAGCAGCCCGAGCTCTTCGACGATCTTGCCACGGCCTACGCCCGCGCCCACAACCTCGCCGACGCCTCCCTGGGCTGCGAGGTGGACGCGGCTCTTCTCGGCGAGTCTGAGCGCGCGCTGCTCTCTGCCTGCGAGCAGGGCGAGCAGAAGGTTGTGGCTTGTGTGGAGGCCTCCGACTTTGCGGGCGCCTGCAGCGCACTCGCGGAGCTGAGGGAGCCCATCGACCGATTCTTCGAGGACGTCCTTGTCATGGACGAGGACACTAGGGTAAGGGAGAACCGCCTGCGGCTTCTCAACCGCTTCGCATCCGTCTTTGCTGACGTTGCGAACATCGGGGCTCTCTCTCGCAAGAAGTAG
- a CDS encoding glycine--tRNA ligase subunit alpha encodes MNENALTFQDMILALEHYWADKGCTVMQPYDSEVGAGTFHTATTLRSLGPAAWRTCYPQPCRRPADGRYGENPNRMQHYYQFQVILKPCPTDSQDLYLGSLEAIGLDPAEHDVRFVEDDWESPTLGAWGLGWEVWMDGMEVTQYTYFQQVGGIEVDPVPVEITYGLERIAMYAQGVDSVYDLIWSYLPDGTPMTYGDVFHENEVEFSAYNFEVANVEMMRQKFDDYERECHSCLERKLPLPAYDCVMKCSHAFNILDARGAISATERANYILRVRSVAKACCECYLAEVAGKSDDSTKKGEVA; translated from the coding sequence ATGAACGAAAACGCGCTTACCTTCCAGGACATGATCTTGGCCCTGGAGCACTACTGGGCCGACAAGGGCTGCACCGTCATGCAGCCGTATGACTCCGAGGTCGGTGCCGGCACCTTCCACACCGCCACCACCCTGAGGAGCCTCGGCCCCGCGGCCTGGCGCACCTGCTACCCGCAGCCCTGCCGCCGCCCCGCCGACGGCCGCTACGGCGAGAACCCCAACCGCATGCAGCACTACTACCAGTTCCAGGTCATCTTGAAGCCCTGCCCGACGGACTCCCAGGACCTCTACCTCGGCTCCCTCGAGGCCATCGGCCTGGACCCCGCCGAGCACGACGTCCGCTTCGTCGAGGACGACTGGGAGAGCCCGACGCTGGGCGCCTGGGGCCTTGGCTGGGAGGTCTGGATGGACGGCATGGAGGTCACCCAGTACACCTACTTCCAGCAGGTCGGCGGCATCGAGGTTGACCCGGTCCCGGTCGAGATCACCTACGGCCTCGAGCGCATCGCCATGTACGCGCAGGGCGTCGACTCCGTCTACGACCTGATCTGGTCCTACCTGCCCGACGGTACGCCCATGACCTACGGCGACGTCTTCCACGAGAACGAGGTGGAGTTCTCCGCCTACAACTTCGAGGTCGCCAACGTCGAGATGATGCGCCAGAAGTTCGACGACTACGAGCGCGAGTGCCACTCCTGCCTGGAGCGCAAGCTTCCGCTGCCTGCCTATGACTGCGTCATGAAGTGCAGCCACGCCTTCAACATCCTCGACGCCCGCGGCGCCATCTCGGCCACCGAGCGCGCCAACTACATCCTGCGCGTCCGTAGCGTGGCCAAGGCCTGCTGCGAGTGCTATCTCGCCGAGGTGGCCGGCAAGTCGGATGACTCTACCAAGAAGGGGGAGGTGGCCTAG
- the lepB gene encoding signal peptidase I: MSSRERGGSSILSLLGTVALAVVIAVLLRTFVVGVYQVPSGSMLDTIQIGDLLVGEKISLRFEPPRQGDVVTFDSPRDPATTLIKRVVATEGQQVDLRDGVLYVDGVAEEAAYTEGKPTYSLSDMEGSAGIQYPYVVPAGCVFVMGDNRTNSADSRYFGPVSVKAVTSRALFIYWPLQDVGTL, encoded by the coding sequence ATGTCCTCTAGGGAGCGTGGCGGGTCCTCCATCCTGAGCCTTCTGGGCACGGTCGCCCTGGCCGTGGTCATCGCCGTCCTGCTGAGGACCTTCGTGGTGGGCGTCTACCAGGTCCCCTCCGGATCCATGCTCGACACCATCCAGATCGGCGACCTTCTCGTCGGCGAGAAGATCAGCCTTAGGTTCGAGCCCCCCAGGCAGGGGGACGTCGTGACCTTCGACAGTCCCCGAGACCCCGCGACCACGCTCATCAAGCGCGTCGTCGCCACCGAGGGCCAGCAGGTTGACCTTCGCGACGGCGTCCTCTACGTGGACGGCGTCGCCGAGGAGGCCGCCTACACCGAGGGCAAGCCCACATACTCGCTCTCGGACATGGAGGGATCTGCGGGCATCCAGTACCCGTACGTGGTTCCGGCCGGCTGCGTCTTCGTCATGGGCGACAACCGCACCAATTCCGCAGACTCCCGCTACTTCGGTCCCGTGAGCGTCAAAGCGGTAACATCGAGGGCATTGTTCATCTACTGGCCGCTCCAGGACGTGGGGACGCTCTGA
- the trmD gene encoding tRNA (guanosine(37)-N1)-methyltransferase TrmD, whose amino-acid sequence MRFETLSVFPEVFAPYLDASIMGRAQRAGILDFAAHDLRDWTHDRHRTVDDAPFGGGQGMLMKPAPIFEAVEALSAEGSRPHVVFFSPCGRRYDQSCAEALSHEERVLLVCGRYEGMDERAYELADDVFSLGDYVLTGGELAAMVVIDSVVRLLPGALGDAMSAKDESFSDGLLEYAQYTRPASYRGMDVPEVLLGGDHAKVDAWRRRSAVERTARWRPDLIEGADLTPDELALARVVMEGEGDHVL is encoded by the coding sequence GTGAGGTTCGAGACGCTCTCCGTGTTTCCGGAGGTCTTTGCTCCCTACCTGGATGCCTCCATCATGGGCCGCGCCCAGAGGGCTGGCATCCTCGACTTTGCCGCGCACGACCTGCGCGACTGGACCCATGACCGCCACCGCACGGTCGACGACGCACCCTTCGGCGGCGGCCAGGGCATGCTCATGAAGCCCGCCCCCATCTTCGAGGCCGTCGAGGCCCTCTCCGCCGAGGGGTCGCGCCCGCACGTCGTGTTCTTCTCGCCATGCGGGAGGCGCTACGACCAGTCCTGCGCCGAGGCGCTCTCGCACGAGGAGCGCGTGCTTCTGGTCTGTGGGCGCTACGAGGGCATGGACGAGCGCGCCTACGAGCTCGCCGACGACGTCTTCTCGCTGGGAGACTACGTGCTCACCGGAGGGGAGCTCGCGGCCATGGTGGTCATCGACTCTGTGGTCCGCCTGCTGCCGGGCGCGCTCGGAGATGCCATGAGCGCCAAGGACGAGTCGTTCTCCGACGGCCTGCTCGAGTACGCGCAGTACACGCGCCCGGCCAGCTACCGCGGCATGGACGTCCCCGAGGTTCTTCTGGGCGGGGACCACGCCAAGGTGGACGCCTGGCGCCGCAGGAGCGCCGTAGAGCGCACCGCCCGCTGGAGGCCGGACCTCATCGAGGGGGCCGACCTCACGCCCGACGAGCTCGCGCTCGCGCGGGTGGTCATGGAGGGGGAGGGGGACCATGTCCTCTAG